GGGGTCTGCAAAATCCGCAAAGATAATGCCGCCCACTGCGCTGGTCAGCTGATCCAGCAGGCCGCTTGGCTTGCCAAAATAGGTATTCTCCGCATACTGACAGATCTTTGCCAGCTCCGCCGGGGCCAGACCGCAGCCATATTCTCCGTTCCAGATGGCAGCCATGCCCATTTCAAAGGCAGCAGAACTGGAAAGGCCGCTGCCGCGCAGCACATCACTGGCCGTGTATGCATCAAAGCCGCCCACCGCTTTGCCTGCCGCGCGGAAACTCTCGGCAATGCCGCGGATCAGGCTGGCCGAGTGGGTGCTCTCCCCTTCCTGCGGCCCCTCCACGGTCAGGTCGATCACATCCAGCTTGTTGAACCCGCGGGATTTGACCCGCACGTAGCCATCTGTATTGTGCGCAGCCACGGCCACAAGATCCAGCGTGACAGCCGCCGCAAGGCCATAACCGTGCTGGTGATCGGTGTGGTTGCCGCCCAGCTCTGCGCGGCCCGGTGCCGAATAAACCTGCACCTGCCTGCCCGGCCCAAAGTACAGCTCAAACTGTTCCAGCGCAGCACAGTAGCGTGCCCGCTGCCGACAGATCTCCTGCGCCGCATCGCCATACAGTGCCCGGAGCTTATCGTCCCATTTGCCCGCCGCGATCTCATTTCGGAGCTGCGCACTGTTTGCCATAACGATTCCTCCCTCAATATGCTGCTTTGGGATAGATGGGTTTGTTACGTCTATTGTAATGCATCCAACCGCTTTTTTCAATTTCCAACGCTGAAAAAACGCGAATTTTGGCACCCAGTTCAAAGAATAAGATGTACTTTTGTTGAATTTGCGGGCAGATGTGTGGTATACTATACCAAAGATCGGGCACAAAGCTGCCCGCAACGTGACAGAGCGGAGGAAACGCGGCTATGGCAGATGTATATAAGCAATCCTTCAAACAAAATTATACCAATAATATTGAGCTTTCCATCTTCAATTGCGGCATCGAACGCTGTGCTCCGGGCCAAACATGGGGGCCGGGTATCCGCGACCATTACCTGATTCATCTGGTACTTTCCGGCAAGGGCGTATTCGAGGTGGGCGGACGCACCTGGGAAGTGAGCCAGGGTCAGCTGTTTTTTGCCCGGCCAAGCCAGCTGATCCGGTATACTGCCGATGAGCAGCAGCCTTGGGAGTACAGCTGGGTAGGCTTCAACGGTGCGTGTGCCCACAAACTGGCCGCGCAGCTCCCCTTCACCGACGACTCGCCGGTGCATCACACCCACGACCCCGATGGGATGCGTGCCGCTCTTGCCAACATTTATTCCTCCCGCGGGTTGCAGCCGCAGGATGAAGCCGCCATGGTGGGCTACCTTTATCTCTTCATCGCTTCTCTGATGAAGGAGACCAGCGCTGGCAAACCGCACACGGCTTCCTCTTCCAGCCAGTATGTGCTCAACGCCATCAAGTACATCCAGTTCAATTATTCACACGATATTTCCATTGATGATGTGGCAAAAAGCGTAGGTGTCTCCCGCAGTCACCTGTACCGCGTGTTCATGCTGAACGTAGGCAAAAGCCCCATCGATTATCTTACCGAATACCGCATCAACGAAGCCTGCAAGCTGCTGCGCGCAGGCAACCTTTCCATTGCCGAGGTCGCGGTGTCGGTAGGCTTCTTTGACCAGTTCTATTTCTCGCGGGTATTCAAGCGCGCCAAGGGCGTGCCGCCCAGCAAGTATTTTGCGGCGCAGGCTGATGCTCCCGCCGACGGCCCCGACCACCAGTAAAGGAGACCCTTCATGCCCTTACAGAAAAATCAAGTTCTCACCCTGCGCGTAGAGCGTCTTTCCAGCGATGGCAGCGGCGTAGCACACAGCCCAGACGGTGAGACCGTGTTTATTCCCGGTGCCGCCCCCGGCGACGAAGCCCGGGTGCGCATCGTTAAGGACTGCAAGCGCTACGCCTTCGGTATTCTGGACGAGGTGCTCACTCCTTCGCCGGACCGTATCCCGGTGGATTGTGCCGTGGCAGGCCCCTGCGGCGGATGCAGCCTGCGGCATCTGGACTATGCTGCCGAGCTGCGCGCCAAGCAGGAGAATGTTGCCGATGCCTTTGCCCGCATCGGAGGATTGGATGTGCCTGTTCTGCCCATTGTGGGTTCGCCGGAAGTGAACCGCTACCGCAATAAGGTGCAGTTCCCGGTGGGCGTGGACAAAAGCGGTAAGCCCTGTATCGGCTTCTACGCCGGGCGCACCCATCGTATCGTCCCCTGCCCGGACT
Above is a genomic segment from Faecalibacterium taiwanense containing:
- a CDS encoding galactokinase family protein, producing MANSAQLRNEIAAGKWDDKLRALYGDAAQEICRQRARYCAALEQFELYFGPGRQVQVYSAPGRAELGGNHTDHQHGYGLAAAVTLDLVAVAAHNTDGYVRVKSRGFNKLDVIDLTVEGPQEGESTHSASLIRGIAESFRAAGKAVGGFDAYTASDVLRGSGLSSSAAFEMGMAAIWNGEYGCGLAPAELAKICQYAENTYFGKPSGLLDQLTSAVGGIIFADFADPQQPVLEKIHADGLLPPGMSLCVTDTRGSHSELTGEFAAIRQEMEQIAAFLGKKVLGQVTESAFWAALPALRKACGDRAVLRAIHYFEENARTLAQRDALQAGQFDAFAALVLESGRASFALCQNVYCSTDVRHQGLSVALALSQSILQGSTGAWRMQGGGFAGTIQAYVPQSLLERYHSEIERVFGKGSCYILRLREQGAVKVI
- a CDS encoding AraC family transcriptional regulator, whose amino-acid sequence is MADVYKQSFKQNYTNNIELSIFNCGIERCAPGQTWGPGIRDHYLIHLVLSGKGVFEVGGRTWEVSQGQLFFARPSQLIRYTADEQQPWEYSWVGFNGACAHKLAAQLPFTDDSPVHHTHDPDGMRAALANIYSSRGLQPQDEAAMVGYLYLFIASLMKETSAGKPHTASSSSQYVLNAIKYIQFNYSHDISIDDVAKSVGVSRSHLYRVFMLNVGKSPIDYLTEYRINEACKLLRAGNLSIAEVAVSVGFFDQFYFSRVFKRAKGVPPSKYFAAQADAPADGPDHQ